One window of the Pelobates fuscus isolate aPelFus1 chromosome 12, aPelFus1.pri, whole genome shotgun sequence genome contains the following:
- the VPS9D1 gene encoding VPS9 domain-containing protein 1 isoform X2 has protein sequence MASPVGDGGLRPLHKAMKLANRAIELDTGNQHKEAYVEYLKSVSYISHCLLEEVEQKADRELLASDSQKLLKLAGQCLERARTTADKLGTTNLDNVSPATHISNVPDPPPPPPPLPPSETSSVAPVVSKSFHLPRGRSFGHRRACSDEVQKLGPFPTPEIFQKLQANEARKPKKALTPLEEASLQNQKLKASFEARLSRLNPNQASQKTSLTLSLQRQIMENVVIAKAKEAALQRKAQERRIRLQEESYRLFSKSSKLTKEEEEQRALHSAILEFDQDHEWSRTCRIQLKSNPKDTDLFSTFMYQILSYSDHPITQLVGRYQYQIYERLYPVIIMNEDSHQTENFSKLCPSSFPTEGFHLLDSDVPPLKSSLSLQFIPSSPAPSLTHSFSSGEKFEFHELSVGSHKESEHGESEIETSFEDLEDFLPPKDMLRLSPQERLRAMVKEICNARDEMLSLVIVSLDLSDVPDVRSLCIVCLDESFFSLLWSPIIALYRQVYGQREESMLKNMDLYASCHPSVVGVSTTFYPDDIKEPYKPVADELDRLVDLHNPQRKIECIVAALRLIVNLTEKYSPKHSSSPIGADDLLALLVYILLRYRMSHLVSECAAIEDFLMYILGEDGYGLVSMYTALSYLEHLHIRFPLPENE, from the exons GAGGCCTACGTGGAATACCTGAAAAGTGTGAGTTACATTTCTCattgtctcctggaagaagttgAGCAGAAAG CTGACCGTGAATTATTGGCATCGGATTCCCAGAAGCTGCTGAAACTGGCAGGACAATGTCTAGAGCGGGCACGGACAACCGCAGACAAACTGG GCACAACCAACCTGGATAATGTTTCACCTGCTACCCATATCTCCAACGTCCCtgatccacctcctcctcctcctccccttcctccctctgagACCTCTAGCGTTGCCCCTGTTGTTTCCAAATCTTTCCATTTGCCGCGGGGACGTTCATTTGGACACCGCAGGGCCTGCTCCGATGAGGTACAGAAGCTCGGCCCTTTCCCGACACCAGAGATTTTCCAAAAGTTACAGGCAAATGAGGCTCGAAAACCTAAAAAGGCGCTCACACCTCTGGAAGAGGCTTCTTTACAGAACCAGAAGTTGAAGGCATCCTTCGAGGCCCGGCTATCAAGACTTAACCCAAACCAGGCCTCGCAGAAAACCTCACTG ACACTTTCCCTCCAGCGTCAAATAATGGAAAATGTGGTGATTGCCAAGGCCAAAGAAGCAGCT CTGCAAAGGAAGGCCCAAGAGAGACGTATAAGACTCCAGGAAGAATCATACAG GCTTTTCTCAAAGTCTTCAAAGTTGActaaggaggaagaggagcaaagagcCCTCCACTCTGCTATTCTGGAATTTGATCAGGATCAT GAGTGGTCAAGAACCTGCAGGATTCAGCTGAAATCCAACCCCAAGGACACTGACCTGTTCTCTACGTTCATGTATCAGATTCTCAG CTATTCTGATCATCCCATTACCCAACTGGTTGGACGTTATCAGTACCAGATATATGAACGGCTATACCCAGTCATCATCATGAACGAAGACTCCCACCAAACAGAGAACTTTTCCAAACTTTGCCCCAGCTCTTTTCCAACTGAAGGTTTTCATTTGCTAGATTCGGACGTTCCACCTCTGAAATCCTCCCTGAGTCTGCAGTTCATCCCCAGCTCCCCAGCTCCTTCGCTCACACACAGCTTCTCTTCAGGAGAAAAGTTTGAGTTCCACGAACTCTCTGTGGGTAGCCACAAAGAATCCGAGCACGGGGAGAGTGAAATTGAGACCTCTTTTGAAGATTTGGAAGATTTTTTGCCACCCAAGGACATGCTGAGGTTATCACCGCAAGAACGCCTGCGTGCCATGGTGAAGGAGATCTGCAATGCTAGAG ATGAGATGCTGTCATTGGTGATTGTGTCTCTTGATCTGTCTGACGTTCCCGACGTTCGGAGCTTGTGTATAGTGTGCTTGGATGAGAGCTTCTTCTCCCTGCTGTGGTCACCGATAATTGCTCTATACAG ACAGGTATATGGTCAACGAGAGGAATCGATGCTCAAGAATATGGATTTATATGCCTCTTGTCATCCATCTGTGGTTGGAGTCTCCACGACTTTTTACCCCGATGACATCAAGGAGCCCTACAAACCTGTTGCAGATGAGTTGGATCGTTTGGTCGATCTCCATAATCCCCAGAGAAAGATTGAGTGTATTG TGGCCGCCTTGCGTCTGATCGTTAACCTTACAGAGAAGTACAGTCCAAAACATAGCTCCTCTCCTAT TGGTGCCGATGACCTGTTGGCTCTCTTGGTGTATATTTTGCTACGGTATCGAATGTCTCACCTGGTGTCTGAATGTGCCGCGATAGAAGATTTTTTAAT GTACATACTTGGAGAGGATGGATACGGCCTTGTTTCAATGTACACTGCACTGTCGTACCTGGAGCACTTGCATATACGTTTTCCATTACCTGAGAATGAATGA
- the LOC134578687 gene encoding uncharacterized protein LOC134578687 produces MSSSQRMVLVLGGAGTVGSGIVKSLLEKGFHVAVISRDKARLEKLKSFVTASCKEKLHTLVGDVGSEEGAQEAATALVNQVGKVTDVVSSLGFSWWQGGPPHTQSLQELQRVLDTLLLSTFTAWKAFFPLVKDNPNGTYTFITGGAGERLLMPGTGFLTLGAAGALAFSQVVREEYPDVTCKLNELKINMGVATPERLGPGYVSHLEVGDAVSSLVEKRQVSHTVLCANSTADLKTLILEGKL; encoded by the exons ATGTCTTCCTCGCAGAGGATGGTGTTGGTTCTTGGCGGCGCTGGTACTGTGGGTTCAGGGATTGTGAAAAGTCTTCTGGAAAAAG GGTTCCATGTGGCGGTCATTTCTCGGGACAAAGCACGACTGGAGAAGTTGAAGAGTTTTGTGACCGCGTCATGCAAGGAAAAGCTTCATACCCTCGTTGGAGACGTGG GATCTGAGGAGGGAGCGCAGGAGGCAGCAACCGCCCTGGTCAACCAGGTGGGGAAGGTGACCGACGTGGTATCTTCTCTGGGATTCAGCTGGTGGCAAGGAggacctccacacacacagtcactacagGAGCTGCAGAGG GTTCTGGACACTCTTCTTCTAAGTACGTTCACAGCATGGAAAGCTTTCTTTCCTCTGGTGAAGGACAATCCGAATGGCACGTACACTTTCATCACAG GTGGTGCCGGAGAACGTCTTTTGATGCCTGGCACAGGATTCCTGACCCTAGGTGCAGCTGGAGCGTTGGCGTTCTCCCAAGTGGTGCGTGAAGAGTATCCGGATGTCACCTGTAAATTAAACGAG CTCAAGATCAACATGGGAGTAGCCACACCAGAGCGACTTGGTCCTGGGTACGTGAGCCACCTGGAAGTGGGGGACGCTGTTTCATCTCTGGTGGAGAAAAGACAGGTGTCCCATACTGTACTGTGCGCCAACTCTACTGCCGACCTCAAGACACTTATTTTGGAGGGAAAATTGTGA
- the VPS9D1 gene encoding VPS9 domain-containing protein 1 isoform X1, translating into MASPVGDGGLRPLHKAMKLANRAIELDTGNQHKEAYVEYLKSVSYISHCLLEEVEQKADRELLASDSQKLLKLAGQCLERARTTADKLGTTNLDNVSPATHISNVPDPPPPPPPLPPSETSSVAPVVSKSFHLPRGRSFGHRRACSDEVQKLGPFPTPEIFQKLQANEARKPKKALTPLEEASLQNQKLKASFEARLSRLNPNQASQKTSLTLSLQRQIMENVVIAKAKEAALQRKAQERRIRLQEESYRLFSKSSKLTKEEEEQRALHSAILEFDQDHEWSRTCRIQLKSNPKDTDLFSTFMYQILSYSDHPITQLVGRYQYQIYERLYPVIIMNEDSHQTENFSKLCPSSFPTEGFHLLDSDVPPLKSSLSLQFIPSSPAPSLTHSFSSGEKFEFHELSVGSHKESEHGESEIETSFEDLEDFLPPKDMLRLSPQERLRAMVKEICNARDEMLSLVIVSLDLSDVPDVRSLCIVCLDESFFSLLWSPIIALYRQVYGQREESMLKNMDLYASCHPSVVGVSTTFYPDDIKEPYKPVADELDRLVDLHNPQRKIECIVAALRLIVNLTEKYSPKHSSSPIGADDLLALLVYILLRYRMSHLVSECAAIEDFLMYGYILGEDGYGLVSMYTALSYLEHLHIRFPLPENE; encoded by the exons GAGGCCTACGTGGAATACCTGAAAAGTGTGAGTTACATTTCTCattgtctcctggaagaagttgAGCAGAAAG CTGACCGTGAATTATTGGCATCGGATTCCCAGAAGCTGCTGAAACTGGCAGGACAATGTCTAGAGCGGGCACGGACAACCGCAGACAAACTGG GCACAACCAACCTGGATAATGTTTCACCTGCTACCCATATCTCCAACGTCCCtgatccacctcctcctcctcctccccttcctccctctgagACCTCTAGCGTTGCCCCTGTTGTTTCCAAATCTTTCCATTTGCCGCGGGGACGTTCATTTGGACACCGCAGGGCCTGCTCCGATGAGGTACAGAAGCTCGGCCCTTTCCCGACACCAGAGATTTTCCAAAAGTTACAGGCAAATGAGGCTCGAAAACCTAAAAAGGCGCTCACACCTCTGGAAGAGGCTTCTTTACAGAACCAGAAGTTGAAGGCATCCTTCGAGGCCCGGCTATCAAGACTTAACCCAAACCAGGCCTCGCAGAAAACCTCACTG ACACTTTCCCTCCAGCGTCAAATAATGGAAAATGTGGTGATTGCCAAGGCCAAAGAAGCAGCT CTGCAAAGGAAGGCCCAAGAGAGACGTATAAGACTCCAGGAAGAATCATACAG GCTTTTCTCAAAGTCTTCAAAGTTGActaaggaggaagaggagcaaagagcCCTCCACTCTGCTATTCTGGAATTTGATCAGGATCAT GAGTGGTCAAGAACCTGCAGGATTCAGCTGAAATCCAACCCCAAGGACACTGACCTGTTCTCTACGTTCATGTATCAGATTCTCAG CTATTCTGATCATCCCATTACCCAACTGGTTGGACGTTATCAGTACCAGATATATGAACGGCTATACCCAGTCATCATCATGAACGAAGACTCCCACCAAACAGAGAACTTTTCCAAACTTTGCCCCAGCTCTTTTCCAACTGAAGGTTTTCATTTGCTAGATTCGGACGTTCCACCTCTGAAATCCTCCCTGAGTCTGCAGTTCATCCCCAGCTCCCCAGCTCCTTCGCTCACACACAGCTTCTCTTCAGGAGAAAAGTTTGAGTTCCACGAACTCTCTGTGGGTAGCCACAAAGAATCCGAGCACGGGGAGAGTGAAATTGAGACCTCTTTTGAAGATTTGGAAGATTTTTTGCCACCCAAGGACATGCTGAGGTTATCACCGCAAGAACGCCTGCGTGCCATGGTGAAGGAGATCTGCAATGCTAGAG ATGAGATGCTGTCATTGGTGATTGTGTCTCTTGATCTGTCTGACGTTCCCGACGTTCGGAGCTTGTGTATAGTGTGCTTGGATGAGAGCTTCTTCTCCCTGCTGTGGTCACCGATAATTGCTCTATACAG ACAGGTATATGGTCAACGAGAGGAATCGATGCTCAAGAATATGGATTTATATGCCTCTTGTCATCCATCTGTGGTTGGAGTCTCCACGACTTTTTACCCCGATGACATCAAGGAGCCCTACAAACCTGTTGCAGATGAGTTGGATCGTTTGGTCGATCTCCATAATCCCCAGAGAAAGATTGAGTGTATTG TGGCCGCCTTGCGTCTGATCGTTAACCTTACAGAGAAGTACAGTCCAAAACATAGCTCCTCTCCTAT TGGTGCCGATGACCTGTTGGCTCTCTTGGTGTATATTTTGCTACGGTATCGAATGTCTCACCTGGTGTCTGAATGTGCCGCGATAGAAGATTTTTTAATGTACGG GTACATACTTGGAGAGGATGGATACGGCCTTGTTTCAATGTACACTGCACTGTCGTACCTGGAGCACTTGCATATACGTTTTCCATTACCTGAGAATGAATGA